From the genome of Streptomyces sp. NBC_01116, one region includes:
- a CDS encoding alanine--tRNA ligase-related protein gives MRQEGLTTYGPEAARQARERLNTWASGFADWFDAAGAERLVPEPPVPTTDRTILFTNSAVVPFKPFIRGDTPLGDRWVAVRQPCIRSQNLRATFVSDFHTEFVLHFEMLGAMAPADQLASFTEAIAGYFGTHLGLEGDGVAFKVHSRHHDLSGAWKEAWGGPVGYDGEADGFYNWTFGDDGMTGRGATFCLVQPDGHWRDLGNLIAFEWNGETVAYGFGIGVETLAAGLTAERWVIDSTAEGRIHHAKTSQEAKLADLTGLLVQLYRAGIVVSNRAQGYIMRKALVYVERLAGQLGVEDEVLIERLTAVAAIEAPGTEVEGQFRDHLEQLRHEAVVTRSVDLSFFCDTALEPEVLCGAIEEESRPELLALEARVTDTWEGPSLPAGRRSVTLGLTLTSRSQLAPAELQALLREVAGKLSDRFDVVLRGRFQDDPPPSPAEGAGKSSGDGAEAP, from the coding sequence ATGCGGCAGGAAGGCCTCACGACGTACGGACCGGAAGCGGCCCGGCAGGCCCGGGAGCGGCTGAACACGTGGGCGAGCGGCTTCGCCGACTGGTTCGACGCGGCCGGTGCGGAACGGCTCGTCCCGGAGCCGCCCGTCCCGACGACGGACCGGACGATCCTGTTCACCAACTCGGCGGTGGTCCCGTTCAAGCCGTTCATCCGCGGCGACACCCCGCTCGGAGACCGGTGGGTGGCGGTACGGCAGCCCTGTATCCGCAGCCAGAACCTGCGGGCCACCTTCGTCTCCGACTTCCACACCGAGTTCGTCCTGCACTTCGAGATGCTCGGGGCGATGGCTCCCGCCGACCAGCTGGCCTCCTTCACCGAGGCGATCGCGGGCTACTTCGGAACGCACCTCGGTCTGGAGGGCGACGGGGTGGCCTTCAAGGTGCACTCGCGCCACCACGATCTGAGCGGCGCGTGGAAGGAGGCGTGGGGCGGGCCCGTCGGCTACGACGGGGAAGCCGACGGCTTCTACAACTGGACCTTCGGCGACGACGGGATGACCGGCCGGGGGGCCACGTTCTGCCTGGTGCAGCCCGACGGACACTGGCGGGACCTCGGCAATCTGATCGCCTTCGAGTGGAACGGCGAGACGGTCGCCTACGGCTTCGGCATCGGTGTGGAGACCCTGGCGGCCGGGCTCACGGCCGAGCGCTGGGTCATCGACTCCACCGCGGAAGGCCGGATCCACCACGCGAAGACGTCGCAGGAGGCCAAACTCGCGGACCTCACGGGTCTGCTCGTCCAGCTGTACCGGGCCGGGATCGTCGTCTCCAACCGGGCCCAGGGCTACATCATGCGCAAGGCGCTGGTGTACGTGGAGCGGCTCGCGGGCCAGCTCGGCGTGGAGGACGAGGTGCTCATCGAGAGGCTGACCGCGGTCGCGGCGATCGAAGCGCCCGGCACGGAGGTGGAGGGCCAGTTCCGCGACCACCTGGAGCAGCTGCGGCACGAGGCCGTCGTCACCCGCTCGGTCGACCTGTCCTTCTTCTGCGACACCGCGCTGGAGCCCGAGGTGCTCTGCGGTGCGATCGAGGAGGAGTCCCGTCCCGAACTGCTGGCTCTGGAGGCCCGGGTGACCGACACCTGGGAGGGCCCCTCGCTCCCGGCCGGGCGCCGGTCGGTGACGCTCGGCCTCACCCTGACCTCCCGTAGCCAACTGGCCCCCGCCGAGCTCCAGGCCCTGCTCAGGGAGGTCGCCGGCAAGCTGTCGGACCGCTTCGACGTGGTGCTGCGCGGCCGGTTCCAGGACGATCCCCCACCGTCCCCTGCGGAGGGGGCCGGGAAGTCCTCCGGCGACGGGGCGGAGGCTCCGTGA
- a CDS encoding MFS transporter: MKQKFGMGYWMLLASVTVSSLGDGIRLIAMPLLAYSLTGNAVDISFIMVIAALPGLVLGPLVGVLVDRFDRRGILIAANLVRAVLVLVFAAVIVADAAEMWQVYAMTAALSIAELFAESATFTMVSASVPVDRLEKANSRLFSARMLTQQVIGSPLAGVLFGIAMSAPFLAEGGLFLIAAVVTLFIPAGKRRLPQADAEGREDAEAARVPMTEQMREGIRIIRRTPMLTTILLSDALLNFWMLISTALMVVYAKGELGVTDTQFALMFTVAAVGSVLGGLILPPLVRRLGVRWTMALALIVTGASRLALGLTSDPWLAIATFFTGGASYFVWDIAIASYQQRVTPNHLQGRVHATTGSFLYGAAVVAALTGGVASELIGVRPVFVIGAVAILLLSVYWVFLARRGAAPSVEEDAPEPNDAVSVA, encoded by the coding sequence GTGAAGCAGAAGTTCGGCATGGGCTACTGGATGCTGCTCGCTTCCGTGACGGTATCCAGCCTCGGTGACGGCATACGCCTCATCGCCATGCCGCTGCTGGCCTACTCGCTGACCGGCAACGCCGTCGACATCTCCTTCATCATGGTGATCGCCGCGCTGCCGGGGCTCGTGCTCGGACCGCTGGTCGGGGTCCTGGTCGACCGGTTCGACCGGCGCGGGATCCTGATCGCCGCGAATCTCGTGCGTGCCGTGCTCGTCCTGGTCTTCGCGGCCGTGATCGTGGCCGACGCCGCCGAGATGTGGCAGGTGTACGCGATGACCGCGGCGCTCTCGATCGCCGAGCTCTTCGCGGAGTCCGCCACCTTCACGATGGTCTCGGCCTCCGTGCCGGTCGACCGGCTGGAGAAGGCCAACTCCCGTCTGTTCTCCGCTCGGATGCTGACCCAGCAGGTCATCGGTTCGCCGTTGGCGGGCGTGCTCTTCGGCATCGCGATGAGTGCGCCCTTCCTCGCCGAGGGCGGGCTGTTCCTCATCGCCGCCGTCGTCACGCTGTTCATCCCGGCGGGCAAGCGGCGGCTTCCGCAGGCGGACGCGGAGGGGCGGGAGGACGCCGAGGCGGCCCGGGTCCCGATGACGGAGCAGATGCGCGAAGGCATCCGGATCATCCGGCGGACTCCGATGCTCACCACCATCCTGCTGAGCGACGCGCTGCTGAACTTCTGGATGCTCATCTCCACCGCCTTGATGGTGGTGTACGCCAAGGGGGAACTGGGCGTCACCGACACCCAGTTCGCCCTCATGTTCACCGTCGCGGCCGTGGGCAGTGTGCTCGGCGGCCTGATCCTCCCGCCGCTGGTACGCCGGCTCGGGGTCCGGTGGACCATGGCGCTCGCCCTGATCGTGACCGGGGCCAGCCGCCTGGCCCTGGGGCTCACCTCGGATCCCTGGCTGGCGATCGCCACGTTCTTCACCGGCGGCGCCTCGTACTTCGTCTGGGACATCGCCATCGCCTCGTACCAGCAGCGCGTCACCCCCAACCACCTCCAGGGCCGTGTCCACGCCACGACCGGCAGCTTCCTCTACGGAGCGGCGGTGGTGGCCGCCCTCACCGGCGGCGTGGCCTCGGAACTCATCGGCGTGCGTCCCGTCTTCGTGATCGGCGCGGTCGCCATCCTGCTGCTGAGCGTGTACTGGGTGTTCCTCGCCCGGCGTGGCGCGGCGCCCTCCGTCGAGGAGGACGCGCCGGAGCCGAACGACGCGGTGTCCGTTGCCTGA
- a CDS encoding ATP-grasp domain-containing protein, translated as MNSTADQVIVCKWNRDLIATLLEHTPEVYVILDDFDVEHMGPDWELLKGAAKVYRVGEFDSLEEVASVAADLALRGVSGDRVVSFTEFSQYGAGYLSTLLGDSADPLRHVAFRDKRLMKQRVAAAGIAVADWVGLPDRSDERDLAAVTGRLEFPVVVKPVAGAGTIGTFTVRSAEELAPRLSALDPIPFFKSRQLIAEEFVVGRELHVDALWDGDEPLFLVVSAYFVNVLSVLEGLKDSKAGTGTPLDGSYVISREDAPDLYQQVLDVHRDVNRALGIDRAVTHLELFEKPDGRLVFSEIATRLGGAYVGSMLTEVLGRDIFQVVGEGLFLGSLRETSGKHRYVGAVHLRPARPGRITSLPSEEEMLAIEGVQQAQRVARVGSVVDFSHPSEWCVFVILGTDTAEEFDALVARVGRELTVEVEPVD; from the coding sequence ATGAACAGCACAGCGGACCAGGTCATCGTCTGCAAGTGGAACCGCGACCTGATCGCCACGCTGCTGGAGCACACGCCCGAGGTCTACGTCATCCTGGACGACTTCGACGTGGAGCACATGGGCCCCGACTGGGAGCTCCTGAAGGGTGCGGCGAAGGTCTACCGGGTCGGCGAGTTCGACTCCCTGGAGGAGGTCGCGTCCGTGGCGGCCGATCTGGCCCTGCGGGGGGTGTCCGGCGATCGGGTCGTGAGCTTCACGGAGTTCAGCCAGTACGGTGCCGGCTACCTGTCCACCCTGCTGGGGGACAGCGCCGACCCGCTGCGCCATGTGGCCTTCCGTGACAAGAGGCTGATGAAGCAGCGCGTTGCCGCGGCCGGCATCGCCGTGGCCGACTGGGTCGGCCTGCCGGACCGTTCGGACGAGCGCGACCTGGCCGCGGTGACCGGACGGCTGGAGTTCCCCGTGGTGGTCAAGCCGGTGGCCGGCGCCGGCACCATCGGCACGTTCACCGTCCGCTCCGCCGAGGAGCTGGCGCCGCGCCTCTCGGCGCTCGACCCGATTCCGTTCTTCAAGTCCCGTCAGCTCATCGCCGAGGAGTTCGTGGTCGGACGCGAGCTCCATGTGGACGCCCTCTGGGACGGGGACGAACCCCTCTTCCTGGTGGTGAGCGCCTACTTCGTCAATGTGCTCTCGGTCCTCGAAGGACTGAAGGACTCGAAGGCCGGGACCGGCACACCGCTCGACGGCAGCTACGTGATCAGCCGCGAGGACGCCCCGGACCTCTACCAGCAGGTGCTCGACGTGCACCGCGACGTGAACCGGGCGCTCGGCATCGACCGGGCGGTCACCCACCTGGAGCTGTTCGAGAAGCCGGACGGCCGGCTGGTCTTCTCCGAGATCGCCACCCGGCTGGGCGGCGCCTACGTCGGCTCGATGCTGACCGAGGTCCTCGGCCGGGACATCTTCCAGGTGGTCGGCGAGGGCCTGTTCCTCGGCTCCCTGCGGGAGACCAGCGGCAAGCACCGGTACGTGGGCGCGGTGCATCTGCGCCCCGCCCGTCCCGGACGCATCACCTCCCTGCCCTCCGAGGAGGAGATGCTCGCGATCGAGGGCGTACAGCAGGCACAGCGAGTGGCCCGCGTCGGATCGGTGGTGGACTTCTCCCATCCGTCCGAGTGGTGCGTCTTCGTGATCCTGGGCACCGACACGGCCGAGGAGTTCGACGCGCTCGTCGCCCGGGTGGGCCGTGAGCTGACGGTCGAGGTCGAACCCGTCGACTGA
- a CDS encoding LuxR C-terminal-related transcriptional regulator yields MLYWTASKRQDWDATAVGPEVGAEPWRVEQAVCRLADLGLLVPAPGAPSGYAVSRPEQALTRLLALEEQILEESRNRLAGSRDMIRVLMRNFPVRSQADKGAHVELLLSGGEVNSFIEERMDGIERRQLAMHPGGAPPQNLADEMILRDAEVISRGVEVRALYPHHIANTDYVRDYLAEAVHHGAGIRLAPYLPIRMILMDEHLAVLPIDPKDSSRGAFAIQSSEMVRCLTEIFEFHWHSASPFQERCEDESADRLSLTSQEQAIVRMLAMGAKDEAIARQLSISPRTLSRTISAMLDRIGVQSRFQVAVQLAKAGLLDTRDD; encoded by the coding sequence ATGCTGTACTGGACAGCGAGCAAGCGACAGGACTGGGATGCCACCGCGGTGGGTCCCGAGGTTGGGGCTGAGCCGTGGCGGGTCGAGCAGGCGGTCTGCAGGCTCGCCGATCTGGGGCTGCTCGTACCCGCTCCGGGCGCGCCGTCGGGATATGCCGTCTCACGGCCCGAGCAGGCGCTGACGCGACTGCTCGCGCTCGAGGAGCAGATCCTCGAGGAAAGCAGGAACCGCCTCGCCGGCAGCCGGGACATGATCCGGGTTCTGATGCGCAATTTCCCGGTGCGGAGTCAGGCCGACAAGGGAGCCCATGTCGAGCTGCTGCTGTCCGGCGGGGAGGTCAACTCCTTCATCGAGGAGCGGATGGACGGCATCGAACGCCGCCAGCTGGCCATGCACCCGGGCGGGGCACCGCCGCAGAATCTCGCGGACGAGATGATTCTCCGCGATGCCGAGGTGATTTCCCGCGGTGTGGAAGTCAGGGCGCTGTATCCGCACCACATCGCGAACACCGACTATGTCAGGGACTATCTGGCGGAAGCCGTGCACCACGGCGCCGGCATCAGGCTGGCGCCCTATCTGCCGATCCGGATGATCCTGATGGACGAGCACCTCGCGGTACTCCCGATCGACCCCAAGGATTCGTCGAGAGGCGCCTTCGCGATCCAGAGCAGCGAGATGGTGCGTTGCCTCACGGAAATCTTCGAGTTCCACTGGCACTCCGCGTCCCCTTTTCAGGAGCGGTGCGAGGACGAGTCCGCCGATCGGCTGTCGCTGACCTCGCAGGAGCAGGCGATCGTCCGCATGCTTGCCATGGGGGCGAAGGACGAGGCGATCGCTCGGCAGTTGAGTATTTCTCCGCGCACGCTCAGCCGGACGATCTCGGCCATGCTCGACCGGATCGGCGTGCAGAGCCGATTCCAGGTCGCTGTTCAGCTCGCCAAGGCCGGGCTGCTGGACACCCGGGACGATTGA
- a CDS encoding aldehyde dehydrogenase family protein encodes MHAASSGTRVTGPGLDLDHIGLLCSTWAEWLLDRSEELIGVLTGMATRDSAVAELDSAVHVLRGGREEAARFAGRAGGRVCTFLPSNNVLYSYVLFGLMPGLWSDEVLLRPSARTRDVVLPLQELLRDLPHSPVALMDVSQRNFVELCRTAEMVVFTGRYENLLRIRESIPAGIPVLGFGSGPNPVVAGPRADVPEVVRATVEARLFNGGQDCLCPDLLIAHTSVYQEIAEGLSAAFGRVPRAPREQPGLVSPALFYADAFDAAAEFVESHRAKVRSGGQVDPHSRWLEPTVLEFPRLAEIHPPELFSPVLCLAGYSEPSEVRAWLESGTERARGMYVSVYGEPALSDPVLGTSVNCGAHTALDAEDGNQPFGGYGERASARWQNGEVVARPLLLSREAGRRPAEEPSRTSVAVR; translated from the coding sequence GTGCACGCTGCGTCTTCAGGAACCCGGGTCACCGGCCCCGGGCTCGATCTGGATCACATAGGTCTTCTGTGTTCCACCTGGGCGGAGTGGCTGCTGGACCGGTCGGAGGAACTGATCGGCGTGCTGACGGGCATGGCCACCAGGGACAGTGCTGTCGCCGAACTCGACTCCGCCGTCCACGTGCTGCGCGGCGGCCGGGAGGAGGCGGCGCGCTTCGCCGGCCGGGCGGGGGGCCGCGTCTGCACCTTCCTGCCGTCGAACAACGTGCTCTACTCGTACGTTCTCTTCGGCCTGATGCCCGGGCTGTGGAGCGACGAGGTGCTGCTCAGGCCGTCGGCGCGAACCCGGGACGTGGTGCTTCCCCTCCAGGAGCTGCTGCGGGACCTGCCCCACAGCCCGGTCGCCCTGATGGACGTCTCCCAGCGGAACTTCGTGGAGCTGTGCCGCACCGCGGAGATGGTGGTCTTCACCGGGCGCTACGAGAACCTGCTCCGCATCAGGGAGTCGATACCCGCCGGCATCCCCGTACTCGGCTTCGGATCCGGCCCCAACCCCGTGGTGGCCGGGCCGCGTGCGGACGTCCCGGAAGTGGTCCGTGCGACGGTCGAGGCCCGTCTCTTCAACGGCGGCCAGGACTGTCTCTGCCCCGACCTGCTGATCGCCCACACCTCGGTGTACCAGGAGATCGCGGAAGGGCTGTCCGCCGCCTTCGGCCGGGTCCCCCGTGCTCCCCGGGAGCAGCCGGGCCTCGTCTCTCCCGCGCTCTTCTACGCCGACGCCTTCGACGCGGCGGCCGAGTTCGTCGAGAGCCACCGGGCCAAGGTCCGCAGCGGTGGACAGGTCGACCCGCACAGCCGCTGGTTGGAGCCCACCGTCCTGGAGTTCCCGCGTCTGGCGGAGATCCATCCGCCGGAACTCTTCTCCCCGGTCCTGTGCCTGGCGGGCTACTCGGAACCGTCCGAAGTCCGTGCCTGGCTGGAGAGCGGGACGGAGAGGGCGCGCGGCATGTACGTCAGCGTGTACGGGGAGCCCGCGCTGTCCGACCCGGTCCTCGGGACGTCCGTGAACTGCGGTGCGCACACGGCCCTCGACGCCGAGGACGGCAACCAGCCGTTCGGGGGCTACGGCGAACGGGCCAGCGCACGCTGGCAGAACGGAGAAGTGGTGGCGCGTCCCCTTCTCCTGTCCAGGGAGGCGGGACGGCGTCCGGCGGAGGAGCCCTCCCGTACATCCGTCGCCGTCCGATGA
- a CDS encoding MFS transporter: protein MTGTEVKPQHRPGLALGVLAGALALDVSGLGVLNAALPSIGTRFDLADTTLQWVMIAYALTFAGFLLVGGRLADVFGRRRVFAAGVALFTVAALAGALAPDIAVLLGARAVQGIGAALSGPAALAMLTEVFPAGPARNRALSVYAAVGAASFSGGVLLGGVLTQLLGWRSVLWFSVLLGAAVLAVTRAGLPRGVGRGGRLDLPGAISGTLGLTLLVVGVSSSGTLAWIAVCAAVAALTVFVVCEHRTADPVLPLGLFRISSVRAASLAAFLQYMGSVGMLFFAPLYLQGMLDYSPLESGLAMVPMSLAVFLTANYATGRLLARYAPPTLMVVGLLLIGGGTALWMSTPQDGDYLLHVLPGLVVSGIGQGLNFPSMTSAALSGVPPHQHAVAGAVNVVAQQIGASVGVAVMVLVAATSTDDLTGYHLAYLAAGIACAFGAATIAFTRRA from the coding sequence ATGACCGGTACCGAGGTGAAGCCGCAGCACCGCCCCGGCCTGGCGCTCGGCGTGCTGGCGGGGGCACTCGCCCTGGACGTGAGCGGTCTCGGGGTGCTCAACGCCGCCCTGCCGTCCATCGGAACGCGCTTCGACCTGGCCGACACCACGCTCCAGTGGGTCATGATCGCCTACGCGTTGACGTTCGCCGGCTTCCTGCTGGTGGGTGGCCGCCTCGCCGACGTGTTCGGCCGGCGGCGGGTGTTCGCCGCCGGTGTCGCCCTGTTCACCGTGGCCGCGCTGGCCGGAGCTCTCGCGCCGGACATCGCGGTGCTGCTCGGTGCGCGGGCGGTGCAGGGCATCGGCGCGGCCCTGTCGGGTCCGGCCGCGCTGGCCATGCTGACCGAGGTGTTCCCGGCGGGTCCGGCGCGGAACCGGGCGCTCAGCGTGTACGCCGCGGTGGGCGCGGCCAGCTTCAGCGGCGGGGTGCTGCTGGGGGGCGTGCTGACCCAGCTCCTCGGCTGGCGGTCGGTGCTGTGGTTCTCGGTCCTGCTGGGTGCGGCCGTGCTGGCCGTGACCCGGGCCGGCCTTCCCCGGGGCGTCGGGCGTGGCGGCAGGCTGGACCTGCCCGGTGCGATATCCGGGACGCTCGGCCTCACCCTGCTGGTCGTCGGCGTGAGCAGCAGCGGCACGTTGGCGTGGATCGCGGTCTGCGCCGCCGTGGCCGCGTTGACGGTCTTCGTCGTGTGCGAGCACCGCACCGCCGACCCGGTGCTTCCTCTCGGCCTCTTCCGGATCTCATCGGTGCGGGCGGCGAGCCTGGCGGCGTTCCTCCAGTACATGGGCTCGGTCGGCATGCTGTTCTTCGCGCCGCTGTATCTGCAGGGGATGCTGGACTACTCTCCGCTCGAGTCCGGTCTCGCCATGGTGCCGATGTCGCTGGCTGTGTTCCTCACCGCCAACTACGCAACCGGACGTCTGCTGGCCCGGTACGCTCCGCCCACCCTGATGGTCGTCGGGCTCCTCCTGATCGGCGGCGGAACGGCGCTGTGGATGAGCACGCCCCAGGACGGCGACTATCTGCTGCACGTGCTGCCCGGCCTGGTGGTCAGCGGCATCGGCCAGGGGCTGAACTTCCCCTCGATGACGTCCGCCGCGCTGTCCGGCGTCCCGCCGCACCAGCACGCGGTCGCCGGGGCGGTGAACGTCGTGGCCCAGCAGATCGGCGCCAGCGTCGGAGTGGCGGTCATGGTCCTGGTCGCGGCGACCAGCACGGACGACCTCACCGGCTACCACCTCGCCTATCTCGCCGCCGGCATCGCCTGCGCGTTCGGGGCGGCGACCATCGCTTTCACGCGGCGGGCCTGA